One window of Anaerolineales bacterium genomic DNA carries:
- a CDS encoding DMT family transporter, with the protein MRLKADLTLLLISVIWGSAFVAQRMAGLAGGVYIFNGLRYLLAGLVVFLFAYRSFRNANATYIPRDQFKWMFIAGFFLFVASALQQAGMQYTTAGNAGFITSLYVVLIPIILFFFWGERPHWLFIIAVILAMAGAFFLSTGGKFDAIQFGDLLELIGALFWAFHVIILGKYALKFESVSFSVGQLGVCGSLNLVVGLAVEPMPVFESNLLFAIAYTAFLSLGLCYTLQIWAQKHTPPADAALILGLESVFAVLSGWLFLNERLTGVQILGCVMIFAAVILSQFKEWTSGTIDTDHLVEGR; encoded by the coding sequence ATGCGCCTCAAAGCTGACCTGACCCTCCTCCTCATCTCCGTAATCTGGGGCTCCGCCTTCGTTGCTCAACGCATGGCGGGACTGGCGGGGGGCGTGTACATCTTCAATGGCTTGCGTTATTTGCTTGCGGGATTGGTCGTCTTCCTTTTTGCGTATCGCTCTTTTCGAAATGCGAATGCGACCTACATACCCCGTGATCAATTCAAATGGATGTTCATCGCCGGGTTCTTCCTTTTCGTCGCGAGCGCGCTCCAGCAGGCAGGGATGCAATACACCACCGCAGGCAACGCCGGTTTTATCACAAGCCTGTACGTCGTGCTGATTCCCATCATCCTTTTCTTTTTCTGGGGCGAGCGACCGCACTGGCTTTTCATCATCGCGGTGATCCTTGCGATGGCAGGGGCGTTTTTTCTCTCCACTGGCGGCAAATTCGATGCAATTCAATTCGGCGATCTGCTCGAACTCATCGGCGCCCTATTCTGGGCGTTCCACGTCATCATCCTCGGTAAATACGCTTTGAAATTTGAATCCGTCTCCTTTTCGGTGGGGCAGTTGGGGGTCTGCGGATCGCTGAATCTGGTCGTTGGTCTAGCCGTCGAGCCGATGCCCGTCTTCGAATCGAACCTTCTTTTTGCCATCGCCTACACCGCCTTCCTTTCGCTTGGGTTGTGTTACACGCTTCAGATCTGGGCGCAGAAGCATACCCCGCCCGCCGATGCGGCATTGATCCTCGGGCTTGAATCCGTTTTTGCCGTTCTTTCGGGCTGGCTCTTCCTGAATGAACGCCTGACCGGCGTACAAATTCTTGGCTGTGTCATGATTTTTGCCGCAGTCATCCTCTCTCAATTCAAGGAATGGACATCAGGTACAATAGACACAGATCATTTGGTGGAGGGTCGATGA
- a CDS encoding diacylglycerol kinase family lipid kinase, whose product MTAKVILNPYSNRWNSQARWPQAEAALKAAGVGFEVVVSEKKGAVIALAEGAARDGFSPIIAAGGDGTIGEVVNGMARAAGSLDKPLGPLGIMPLGSANDLVVNLGLPKDLTEAAKVITAGKTDLIDVCKCNDRFFVNNSAAGLEPYVTTKQEKIHSVKGIGRYLIAAVQGIMDQPEWHVKMEWDGGSFNGPLSLVSVGNTRLTGGVFYMSPHADPRDGKLTFSYGHRDTRLGLFQALPRTMKPDKGSFIEMEGMYEVHCTRLAIELDKPSPAHTDGELFPEWLTSLKYEIFPKRLQILLP is encoded by the coding sequence ATGACCGCAAAAGTTATTCTCAACCCGTATTCGAACCGTTGGAATTCACAAGCCCGCTGGCCCCAAGCCGAAGCCGCCCTCAAAGCCGCCGGTGTGGGCTTTGAAGTCGTTGTTTCTGAAAAGAAAGGCGCAGTCATCGCTCTTGCCGAAGGAGCCGCCCGCGATGGCTTTTCTCCCATCATCGCCGCAGGCGGCGACGGCACCATTGGTGAAGTCGTTAACGGCATGGCGCGTGCCGCAGGTTCGTTGGATAAACCGCTTGGTCCGCTTGGGATCATGCCACTTGGTTCCGCCAACGATTTGGTTGTCAACCTTGGTCTGCCCAAAGATTTGACCGAAGCCGCAAAAGTCATCACCGCAGGTAAAACTGATCTCATCGACGTCTGCAAATGCAACGATCGATTTTTCGTCAATAACTCCGCCGCGGGCCTCGAACCGTACGTCACCACCAAGCAGGAAAAAATTCACTCGGTCAAGGGCATCGGAAGATATCTGATTGCCGCTGTGCAGGGCATCATGGATCAACCCGAATGGCATGTCAAAATGGAATGGGATGGCGGCTCGTTCAATGGACCTCTGTCCCTGGTCTCTGTCGGCAACACACGCCTCACCGGCGGCGTATTCTACATGTCGCCTCATGCCGATCCGCGCGATGGCAAACTCACCTTTAGTTATGGCCACCGCGATACACGGCTCGGCTTGTTTCAGGCTCTGCCACGCACCATGAAACCCGATAAAGGTTCCTTCATCGAAATGGAAGGCATGTACGAAGTCCACTGCACCCGGCTCGCCATCGAATTGGATAAACCCTCTCCCGCCCACACCGACGGCGAACTTTTCCCTGAATGGCTGACATCGCTAAAATACGAGATATTTCCCAAACGCCTCCAAATCCTCCTTCCCTGA
- a CDS encoding GNAT family N-acetyltransferase → MTTLDLSFHPLTQKLWRDFELLFGENGACGGCWCMHWKLRGKAFSENKGEGNRQMQKSVVDAKIVPGLLAYLEGYPIGWVAIEPRGQYPKLAFSRVLKPIDDQEVWSVTCLFVDKKHRKMGVAVELLKAAVDYAKDSGARIVEGYPVETKGDAPPVFIFTGTASAFKQAGFVEAARPGPTRPIYRYNISSPSGRGSG, encoded by the coding sequence ATGACTACACTTGACCTCTCCTTCCATCCGCTCACGCAAAAACTATGGCGCGATTTCGAATTGCTCTTTGGCGAGAACGGCGCCTGCGGCGGCTGTTGGTGCATGCATTGGAAACTGCGCGGCAAGGCATTCAGCGAAAACAAAGGCGAGGGCAACAGGCAAATGCAAAAGTCCGTGGTCGATGCGAAGATCGTCCCCGGCTTGCTGGCATACCTGGAGGGTTATCCCATCGGCTGGGTGGCGATCGAGCCGCGGGGGCAATATCCAAAACTTGCTTTTTCGCGTGTCCTCAAACCGATCGACGATCAGGAGGTCTGGTCGGTCACTTGTTTGTTCGTCGATAAAAAACATCGCAAGATGGGGGTGGCGGTCGAATTGTTGAAAGCCGCTGTGGATTATGCAAAAGATAGCGGGGCAAGGATCGTCGAAGGATATCCCGTCGAAACGAAAGGGGATGCGCCTCCCGTTTTTATTTTTACAGGAACGGCTTCTGCGTTCAAGCAGGCGGGATTCGTGGAAGCGGCAAGACCGGGTCCCACCCGCCCGATCTACCGATATAATATTTCCTCTCCCAGTGGGAGAGGGTCAGGGTGA
- a CDS encoding response regulator transcription factor, with amino-acid sequence MNQITLLVVDDHPLFRQGVVDALSLESDMRIIAQSASGDDALELIRTKKPNVAVLDVNLPGMNGQQITHQVSQDKVGTRIILMTGYDDVEQAIHAALAGAHGYCSKDIEPQNLSRIIREVAEGKYVFANNVFTRRELELWVEESMEGARRSYSEPGAPFHPLSDREMEVLGCVVRGMSNKEIASLLGISHQTVKNHVTAILRKFGVEDRTQAVVYALKRGWVTLRDTDIRP; translated from the coding sequence ATGAATCAGATCACCCTGCTAGTTGTCGACGACCACCCGCTTTTTCGCCAGGGCGTGGTGGATGCGCTGTCCCTGGAATCGGATATGAGGATCATTGCCCAGTCTGCGTCTGGTGATGATGCGCTGGAATTGATCCGAACCAAAAAACCGAATGTCGCGGTACTGGATGTGAATCTCCCGGGAATGAACGGCCAGCAGATCACGCACCAGGTCTCGCAGGATAAGGTCGGCACGCGCATCATTTTAATGACCGGTTACGACGACGTGGAGCAGGCGATCCATGCCGCGCTTGCGGGAGCGCATGGATATTGCTCGAAGGATATCGAACCTCAAAATCTTTCACGCATCATCCGCGAAGTGGCTGAAGGGAAGTACGTCTTCGCCAATAACGTCTTCACCCGCCGCGAATTGGAACTGTGGGTGGAGGAAAGCATGGAAGGCGCGCGTCGTTCCTATAGCGAACCCGGAGCACCTTTCCATCCATTGTCAGACCGCGAAATGGAAGTCCTTGGTTGTGTTGTGCGCGGCATGAGCAATAAAGAGATTGCATCGCTTTTGGGCATCAGCCACCAGACCGTCAAGAACCATGTCACTGCCATCCTGCGCAAGTTCGGCGTGGAGGATCGCACGCAGGCGGTTGTGTACGCGTTGAAACGCGGCTGGGTCACCCTGCGCGATACGGATATCCGCCCCTAG
- a CDS encoding ATP-binding protein, translated as MPDETVDYRSELDETQRALREVTLMMEQSQGELSKLAQRNTAITSHLQQIVKQGGAVEDIKMAYDSALDAQQRLLVMRGQLEKLQNDKSHLEKYKAVLEEIMNRNSGDVNSAGSSKEQMSGIEMIVNAQEAERQRLSRQMHDGPAQALSNFILQTEIAMRLLDVDSSQAKAELANLKTSAMSTFQKVRGYIFELRPMMLDDLGLVPTLRKYADAFKEQSGMDVSVTVSGNERRLEPYLEVMIFRAVQELLGNAARHSQATLVKVHLDLGNDYLRVTVDDNGRGFDPEVLKESGNLGLKLIRERSEMLGGKFEVDSSVGSGTKISFTVQARI; from the coding sequence ATGCCCGACGAGACTGTCGATTACAGAAGCGAATTGGATGAGACCCAGCGCGCCCTGCGCGAAGTCACGCTGATGATGGAACAAAGCCAGGGGGAACTTTCCAAACTCGCCCAAAGGAATACAGCGATCACATCGCATTTACAACAGATTGTAAAACAGGGTGGTGCGGTGGAAGATATAAAAATGGCGTATGATTCGGCATTGGATGCCCAGCAGAGGCTGTTGGTGATGCGGGGACAGTTGGAAAAATTACAAAATGATAAATCTCACCTTGAGAAGTACAAAGCGGTTTTGGAGGAGATAATGAACCGGAACAGCGGGGATGTGAACTCCGCCGGTTCTTCCAAGGAACAAATGAGCGGCATCGAAATGATCGTCAATGCGCAGGAAGCCGAGCGCCAGCGCTTGTCGCGGCAGATGCATGACGGTCCCGCCCAGGCGCTCTCGAATTTTATCCTTCAAACCGAGATCGCCATGCGCCTGCTGGATGTAGACTCTTCGCAGGCAAAGGCAGAACTGGCGAATTTGAAAACCTCGGCGATGAGCACATTTCAAAAGGTGAGAGGCTACATATTCGAATTGCGGCCGATGATGCTGGACGATCTCGGTCTGGTTCCCACCCTTCGGAAATACGCGGACGCGTTCAAGGAACAGTCAGGCATGGACGTAAGTGTCACCGTATCCGGTAACGAACGCCGCCTCGAGCCGTATCTGGAAGTAATGATTTTCCGGGCGGTTCAGGAGCTTCTTGGGAATGCGGCGCGTCACAGCCAGGCCACCCTGGTAAAAGTCCATCTCGACCTTGGGAACGATTATCTGCGGGTTACTGTCGATGACAATGGGCGGGGTTTCGACCCGGAAGTATTGAAAGAATCCGGCAACCTTGGGTTGAAGTTGATTCGGGAGCGTTCTGAGATGTTGGGTGGGAAATTTGAGGTGGATAGTTCAGTCGGCTCGGGAACCAAGATTTCCTTTACGGTCCAGGCAAGAATCTAG